The following coding sequences are from one Rathayibacter sp. SW19 window:
- a CDS encoding cysteine desulfurase family protein — protein MTVYLDHAATTPASPAAIEAYARAMATVGNPSSIHSAGQAAKRMLEEAREQVAATLGCEPIEVVFTSGGTEAINLALKGLYWQRNHAAGRPARAHSAGRPASAHSAGRVASAHSAGRVASASERIETRIQTPTDTRAATRTRILVPGGEHHATIDTVEWLEQYEGATVQWLPLDETGALRLDALEQALTDDPESIALVTMIAANNEVGTVQPVRAAAALAAAAGVPLHVDAVAAYGHLPIDFSLLRTQSSSDAAGLVALSVSAHKIGGPVGIGALALSRHASVVPLIHGGGQQRQVRSGTQDVAAAVSFAAAAREATDVLAEESARLSALRDRVIAGVRATVPDALLNGPEPPSTDRNRAHPDAVVRLSMNAHFSFPGCEGDSLLFLLDAAGISVSTGSACQAGIPEPSHVLRAMGRDEVASRGALRVTLGRTTTDADITAFLTALPSAYAQAARAGLADRETELGIR, from the coding sequence ATGACGGTCTACCTTGACCACGCGGCCACGACACCCGCGTCTCCTGCCGCGATCGAGGCGTACGCGCGGGCGATGGCGACGGTGGGCAATCCGTCGTCGATCCACAGCGCAGGTCAGGCAGCGAAGCGGATGCTCGAGGAAGCACGCGAGCAGGTTGCGGCCACGCTCGGCTGCGAGCCGATCGAGGTCGTGTTCACCTCGGGCGGCACCGAGGCGATCAACCTCGCGCTCAAGGGGCTGTACTGGCAGCGCAATCACGCCGCTGGTCGCCCAGCGAGAGCCCACTCCGCTGGTCGCCCAGCGAGCGCCCACTCCGCTGGTCGAGTAGCGAGCGCCCACTCCGCTGGTCGAGTAGCGAGCGCTAGCGAGCGTATCGAGACCCGTATCCAGACCCCTACCGACACCCGCGCCGCGACCCGCACCCGCATCCTCGTGCCCGGCGGTGAGCACCACGCGACCATCGACACCGTCGAATGGCTTGAGCAGTACGAGGGCGCGACGGTCCAGTGGCTCCCGCTCGACGAAACCGGCGCGCTCCGGCTCGACGCGCTTGAGCAGGCGTTGACCGACGACCCGGAATCGATTGCGCTAGTCACAATGATCGCGGCCAACAACGAGGTCGGCACCGTGCAACCCGTGCGGGCAGCCGCTGCGCTCGCGGCAGCCGCCGGCGTGCCATTGCATGTCGACGCGGTGGCCGCCTACGGGCATCTGCCGATCGATTTCAGCCTGCTACGCACGCAGAGCAGCAGCGATGCCGCCGGACTGGTCGCGTTGAGCGTTTCCGCGCACAAGATCGGCGGGCCCGTCGGCATCGGCGCGCTCGCGCTGTCCCGGCACGCGAGCGTCGTGCCGCTGATCCACGGAGGCGGCCAGCAGCGACAAGTGCGCAGCGGCACCCAGGATGTTGCAGCCGCCGTGTCGTTCGCGGCGGCCGCGCGTGAGGCAACTGATGTGCTGGCCGAGGAGTCGGCGCGGTTGTCCGCGCTGCGCGATCGGGTGATCGCCGGGGTGCGCGCAACGGTGCCCGATGCGCTGCTGAACGGACCGGAGCCCCCGTCAACCGATCGCAACCGCGCGCATCCGGATGCCGTGGTCCGGCTGAGCATGAACGCGCACTTCTCGTTCCCCGGCTGTGAGGGCGACTCCCTGTTGTTTCTGCTCGACGCCGCCGGGATCTCCGTCTCGACCGGTTCGGCGTGCCAAGCCGGCATCCCGGAGCCGTCGCACGTGCTCCGCGCAATGGGCCGTGACGAGGTGGCGTCGCGCGGTGCCTTGCGGGTGACGCTGGGGCGCACGACAACGGATGCGGACATCACCGCGTTCCTCACTGCGCTTCCGTCCGCATACGCACAGGCTGCGCGGGCCGGCCTTGCTGATCGCGAGACCGAGTTGGGCATCCGCTAG
- the glgX gene encoding glycogen debranching protein GlgX — translation MTSADAWSALGATLTTNGCSVSVWSHSADAIELCVFATGDPTWVTEKIPMTRGAGDVWTAHSDTLRAGMRYALRASGPDAPPNAFDRDKFLLDPYAKGLARAGSGGWRAVPVDDSFDWGASKKPNTPLDDTVIYEAHVKGISKLNPAVPAELRGTYAGLAHPATIEHLLGLGVTAVELLPVHAFVSEERLVKQGLSNYWGYNTLNFFTPHAAYATRSAQAAGSAAVLREFKGMVKLLHEAGLEVILDVVYNHTSEEGPDGPTSSFRGLDNAAYYRQDEHGNYIDVTGCGNTLNASHSVVRHLIDDSLRYWANDVQIDGFRFDLAVALGRDENLQYTRDHPLLYGILDDPHLHDVKKIAEPWDVGQGGWQTGNFPDGWSEWNDQFRDRTRTFWLRDIADARSNGEPSSGIGALATEIAGSADTFAAERGPLASVNFITAHDGFTVADLVAYDSKHNIGNGEDNRDGTNDNRSYNHGVEGDTTDPAILAARCKAIRNLMATLILSAGVPMITAGDEFGRTQSGNNNAYCHDDELTWLDWELEPAQRDLLATVSLLIRLRRDNAGLRPVRYGKTGEAVPNAARMDWYDASGATMNVTDWQSPENRTLQYLAANTDEFTESGRTLLIVHGLETSVPVTLPAQLGVTGYCLLWDSAADRPPESAPGVEARHSPGSTVTMSPASIQLYRVNEAE, via the coding sequence ATGACCTCGGCGGATGCTTGGAGCGCGCTCGGCGCGACCCTCACGACGAACGGCTGCTCCGTCAGCGTCTGGTCGCACAGTGCAGACGCGATCGAGCTGTGCGTTTTCGCGACAGGCGACCCCACTTGGGTGACCGAGAAGATTCCGATGACGCGCGGCGCCGGAGACGTGTGGACCGCACACTCCGATACGCTGCGCGCCGGAATGCGCTACGCATTGCGCGCATCGGGCCCGGACGCACCGCCGAACGCGTTCGACCGCGACAAGTTCCTCCTCGACCCGTATGCCAAGGGGCTCGCGCGCGCCGGTTCGGGTGGATGGCGGGCCGTGCCCGTCGATGACTCCTTCGACTGGGGCGCGAGCAAGAAACCGAACACGCCGCTGGATGACACCGTCATCTATGAAGCGCACGTGAAAGGCATCAGCAAGCTGAACCCGGCCGTGCCGGCAGAACTGCGCGGCACGTATGCCGGGCTTGCCCACCCCGCCACTATCGAGCACCTTCTCGGTCTCGGCGTAACGGCTGTCGAGTTGCTGCCTGTGCACGCGTTCGTCTCGGAAGAACGGCTCGTCAAGCAGGGTCTGTCGAACTACTGGGGCTACAACACCCTCAACTTCTTCACACCGCACGCAGCATATGCCACGAGGTCCGCACAAGCCGCCGGCTCTGCAGCCGTGCTGCGGGAATTCAAGGGCATGGTCAAACTCCTGCACGAGGCAGGGCTGGAAGTGATTCTCGACGTCGTGTACAACCACACGTCAGAAGAGGGGCCCGACGGGCCAACCAGCAGCTTCCGCGGCCTGGACAACGCGGCTTACTATCGGCAAGACGAGCACGGCAACTACATCGATGTGACCGGGTGCGGCAACACGCTGAACGCGAGCCATTCTGTCGTTCGGCACCTGATCGACGACTCGTTGCGTTACTGGGCGAACGACGTGCAGATCGACGGCTTCCGTTTCGACCTGGCCGTCGCTTTGGGGCGCGACGAGAACCTGCAGTACACACGGGATCATCCGCTGTTGTACGGCATCCTCGACGACCCGCACCTGCACGACGTGAAGAAGATCGCTGAGCCGTGGGACGTCGGACAGGGCGGCTGGCAGACGGGCAACTTCCCCGACGGCTGGTCGGAGTGGAACGACCAATTCCGCGACCGGACCCGCACGTTCTGGTTGCGGGACATCGCCGACGCCCGCTCGAACGGCGAACCGAGCAGTGGGATCGGTGCGCTGGCGACCGAGATCGCCGGCTCGGCGGACACGTTCGCAGCGGAACGCGGCCCTCTCGCATCCGTCAATTTCATCACGGCCCATGACGGATTCACCGTGGCCGATCTGGTGGCATACGACTCGAAGCACAACATCGGCAACGGCGAAGACAACAGAGACGGTACGAACGACAATCGTTCGTACAACCACGGCGTCGAAGGCGACACGACCGATCCCGCGATCCTGGCTGCTCGTTGCAAGGCGATCCGCAACCTGATGGCCACCCTCATTCTTTCCGCGGGCGTGCCCATGATCACAGCGGGAGACGAATTCGGCCGCACGCAGAGCGGCAACAACAACGCATATTGCCACGACGACGAACTCACCTGGTTGGACTGGGAATTGGAACCGGCACAACGGGACCTGCTCGCAACAGTCAGCTTGCTGATCCGCTTGCGTCGCGACAACGCGGGGCTGCGACCGGTGCGCTACGGCAAGACCGGTGAAGCCGTCCCGAACGCTGCCCGGATGGACTGGTACGACGCAAGCGGCGCCACTATGAATGTGACCGATTGGCAGTCGCCCGAGAATCGCACGCTGCAATATCTCGCCGCGAACACCGACGAGTTCACCGAGAGCGGGCGCACCCTGCTCATCGTGCACGGCCTGGAAACCTCGGTGCCGGTCACGCTGCCGGCGCAGCTCGGTGTCACCGGGTACTGCCTGCTCTGGGATAGCGCAGCCGACAGGCCGCCGGAATCGGCACCCGGGGTGGAAGCAAGGCATTCACCGGGGTCGACCGTGACGATGTCGCCCGCATCGATCCAGCTCTACCGAGTGAATGAGGCAGAGTGA
- the ybaK gene encoding Cys-tRNA(Pro) deacylase, translating to MTRRPDAGPGTPATVALARAGVAFTPHSYRHDPATTGFGLEASALLGVEPERVFKTLVVHADDELVVGIVPVSGQLDLGALAAVVGAKRARMAEASVAERRTGYVIGGISPIGQKRVLTTVLDDSAELFETIFVSGGRRGFDIELSPNDLLAVTGGTLAAIGR from the coding sequence TTGACTCGTAGACCGGATGCCGGCCCCGGCACGCCCGCGACCGTCGCGCTGGCTCGCGCAGGCGTCGCATTCACGCCGCACAGTTACCGGCATGACCCGGCGACGACCGGATTCGGACTCGAGGCGTCGGCACTGCTCGGTGTCGAACCGGAGCGTGTCTTCAAGACTCTGGTGGTGCACGCCGATGACGAGCTGGTGGTCGGCATCGTTCCAGTTTCCGGGCAGTTGGATCTGGGCGCCCTCGCCGCGGTGGTCGGTGCAAAGCGGGCACGGATGGCTGAGGCATCAGTGGCAGAGCGAAGGACCGGTTACGTGATCGGCGGAATTTCGCCGATCGGTCAGAAGAGGGTACTGACGACCGTGCTGGACGATTCCGCCGAGCTGTTCGAGACGATCTTCGTGTCTGGCGGACGCCGTGGTTTCGACATCGAGTTGTCGCCGAACGACCTGCTCGCGGTCACGGGCGGTACCCTCGCCGCAATCGGTCGCTGA
- the glgP gene encoding alpha-glucan family phosphorylase: MKAIRQFTVRAVIPEALGALEELAANLRWAWHEPTRQLFKHISEEVWASTAGDPVALLGNVEPARLAELAADASFVEWANWVREDLRRYLSEPRWYQGLADAPASIAYFSPEFGIAAALPQYSGGLGILAGDHLKSASDLGVPLIGVGLFYRSGYFRQAISADGWQQESYPPLDPDGLPLVVLRHPDGTAAHIALAVPGGGALQARIWTTMVGRVRLLLLDTNIPENPEALRSVTDRLYGGGGEQRLLQELLLGIGGVRALRVCAALKGGPEPHVFHTNEGHAGFLGVERISGLIGDGLAFDEALQIVRAGTVFTTHTPVAAGIDRFERTLIERYFSQPELLPGVDTNDVLALGAENYEGGSADVFNMAVMGLRLAQRANGVSKLHGAVSRQMFSGLWPGFDAEEVPITSITNGVHAATWTDPAMQELAERHLGTADTAHADWLSQSLSDTELWSVRQRMRDNLVHDARRRVAAAWRAGHTGTITPPWLGEILDPAILTIGFARRVPTYKRLTLMLHDRARLRSILLDPQRPVQLVIAGKSHPADEEGKRLIQELVQFAAQPELRGRMVFLPDYDIAMAKTLYPGTDVWLNNPLRPLEACGTSGMKAALNGVLNLSILDGWWDEFYDGENGWAIPSADTAGDAAQRDALEANALYDLIEHRIAPRFYERGDDGVPARWVASIRHTIASLSPELTAERMVREYVERLYLPAAASERALTHDGNRPARELAAWKARVRAAWPAVTVVHVESGGIDSVPQVGDQLHLRAHVALGDLTPDDVTVEVVYGHSEGGRDLVGAQHEVLTAMDAGDTTRAYEGTIPLEKAGSFGYTVRVTPRNALLASPAELGLVAVAD, encoded by the coding sequence GTGAAAGCAATCCGTCAATTTACCGTTCGCGCCGTGATCCCCGAAGCGCTGGGGGCGTTGGAAGAGCTGGCGGCCAACCTGCGCTGGGCGTGGCACGAACCGACCCGCCAGCTGTTCAAGCACATCTCGGAGGAAGTCTGGGCTTCTACCGCGGGCGACCCCGTCGCACTGCTCGGCAATGTCGAGCCAGCGCGGCTTGCAGAGCTTGCTGCGGACGCATCCTTCGTCGAGTGGGCGAACTGGGTGCGCGAAGATCTGCGCCGTTACCTGAGCGAACCGCGCTGGTATCAGGGGCTGGCGGATGCGCCGGCATCGATCGCATACTTCTCACCCGAATTCGGCATCGCCGCTGCGCTTCCGCAGTACTCAGGCGGGCTGGGAATTCTGGCAGGCGATCATCTGAAGAGCGCCTCGGATCTCGGCGTGCCCTTGATCGGGGTCGGGCTGTTCTATCGATCGGGCTACTTCCGCCAGGCGATTTCGGCAGATGGCTGGCAGCAGGAAAGTTATCCACCCCTGGATCCGGACGGGTTGCCTCTCGTCGTGCTTCGGCACCCGGATGGCACCGCCGCACACATCGCGCTGGCTGTGCCGGGCGGCGGAGCCCTGCAAGCCAGGATCTGGACCACGATGGTCGGCCGGGTTCGCCTGTTACTGCTTGACACGAACATTCCCGAGAATCCGGAAGCACTGCGCTCCGTCACCGACCGGCTCTACGGCGGCGGCGGCGAACAGCGACTGTTGCAGGAGCTCCTCCTCGGCATCGGCGGAGTGCGCGCTTTGCGGGTTTGCGCAGCGCTGAAGGGAGGCCCTGAGCCGCATGTCTTCCACACCAACGAAGGACACGCCGGCTTTCTCGGTGTCGAGCGCATCTCAGGCCTGATCGGCGACGGGCTCGCCTTCGACGAGGCATTGCAGATCGTGCGAGCAGGCACGGTTTTCACAACGCACACACCGGTTGCGGCCGGAATCGATCGGTTCGAACGCACGCTGATCGAGCGGTATTTCAGTCAGCCGGAACTCCTGCCCGGCGTCGACACGAACGACGTGCTCGCCCTCGGGGCCGAGAACTACGAGGGCGGCTCGGCCGACGTGTTCAACATGGCGGTGATGGGGCTGCGACTCGCCCAACGGGCGAACGGCGTGTCGAAATTGCACGGCGCAGTCTCGCGGCAGATGTTTTCCGGGTTGTGGCCGGGGTTCGACGCAGAGGAGGTGCCGATCACCTCGATCACGAACGGAGTGCACGCCGCGACCTGGACAGACCCGGCGATGCAAGAACTCGCGGAGCGCCATCTCGGAACCGCCGATACCGCCCACGCGGATTGGCTTTCGCAGTCGCTGAGTGACACCGAACTGTGGTCTGTGCGTCAGCGGATGCGAGACAACCTCGTTCACGACGCCAGACGCAGGGTTGCGGCGGCCTGGCGGGCCGGTCACACCGGCACCATCACCCCGCCCTGGCTCGGCGAGATTCTTGATCCCGCGATCCTTACCATCGGTTTCGCGCGGCGCGTGCCCACCTATAAGCGTCTGACTCTGATGCTGCATGATCGTGCGCGTCTGCGCAGCATCCTGCTGGACCCGCAGAGACCGGTGCAATTGGTGATCGCCGGCAAATCGCATCCGGCGGACGAGGAAGGCAAGCGGCTCATCCAGGAGCTCGTGCAGTTTGCGGCACAGCCGGAACTGCGCGGTCGGATGGTGTTTCTGCCGGACTACGACATCGCGATGGCGAAGACTCTGTATCCGGGCACAGACGTCTGGCTCAACAATCCATTGCGCCCGCTTGAGGCGTGCGGCACGAGCGGCATGAAAGCGGCGCTCAACGGTGTGTTGAATCTGTCCATCCTCGACGGATGGTGGGACGAATTCTATGACGGTGAGAACGGCTGGGCGATTCCGTCCGCAGACACGGCAGGGGATGCCGCACAGCGGGACGCCCTGGAGGCGAACGCGCTGTATGACCTGATCGAGCACCGGATCGCACCACGTTTCTACGAACGGGGCGACGACGGCGTTCCGGCACGCTGGGTCGCGTCGATTCGGCACACCATTGCGTCGTTGTCGCCTGAACTCACTGCGGAGCGCATGGTGCGCGAGTACGTCGAGCGGCTCTACCTGCCTGCGGCGGCATCCGAGCGTGCGCTCACCCATGATGGCAATCGGCCGGCGCGTGAGCTGGCCGCGTGGAAGGCGCGGGTACGCGCTGCCTGGCCGGCGGTCACCGTCGTGCACGTGGAGTCCGGTGGCATCGATTCCGTGCCGCAGGTCGGCGATCAATTGCACCTGCGCGCGCACGTCGCGTTGGGCGACCTCACGCCTGACGATGTCACCGTCGAGGTCGTCTACGGCCACAGCGAAGGCGGCAGAGACCTCGTCGGCGCGCAGCATGAGGTACTGACCGCGATGGACGCCGGGGACACGACGCGCGCCTACGAAGGCACCATTCCACTGGAGAAGGCCGGGTCTTTCGGATACACGGTTCGGGTCACGCCGCGTAACGCGTTGCTCGCGTCGCCCGCCGAACTGGGTCTGGTCGCCGTCGCGGATTGA
- a CDS encoding maltotransferase domain-containing protein, which produces MATTNDDFEPAIGRIPILDLTPAVNAGRWPAKAFAGEVVPFGVTAFREGHDLIGVDLLLFDPAGTASEYRMAPAAPGTDRWRRLVQLEAEGLWRFQARGFADDYATWLHDAQLKIPAGVDVELMFLIGADLLKRAAADRARSAAQRRVLKDASAAITATKAPALARLAAASAVALTRVLDARPIISLSTLSEPLELLVERRAAGVGSWYEFFPRSVGAKRTRSGTWTSGTFRSAAKRLPAIADMGFDIVYLPPIHPIGLSFRKGPNNSLNAGEADPGSPWAIGASSGGHDAIHPQLGTEKDFTFFLGKARKAGLEVAIDLALQASPDHPWVTEHPEFFTTLPDGTIRYAENPPKKYQDIYPVNFDNDPRGIRTEVLRIVRHWMALGIRIFRVDNPHTKPLDFWEWLIHTVNADDPGVVFLAEAFTRPAVMQTLAKVGFQQSYTYFTWRNTKQELEEFLASLAHDTADFLRPNLFVNTPDILTEYLQFGGPAAFKIRAAIAATAAPTWGVYSGFELFENVARTGAEEYVDNEKYEYRPRDYAQAQSLGVSLAPYLTMLNRVRAEHPALGQLRNLHVHSSEDDAILVFSKHLDSEFTGTGRPDSIIVVANVDPHSVRESVVHLALPELGLTEGARFDVEDLVTGASWTWGADNYVRLDAFTEPVHILHVREVQS; this is translated from the coding sequence GTGGCAACGACCAACGACGATTTCGAGCCTGCGATCGGGCGAATTCCGATCCTGGATCTCACACCGGCCGTCAACGCGGGACGGTGGCCTGCCAAGGCGTTCGCGGGGGAAGTCGTGCCGTTCGGAGTGACCGCGTTCCGCGAGGGACACGACCTGATCGGCGTTGATCTTCTGCTGTTCGACCCGGCGGGAACCGCCTCCGAGTACCGCATGGCGCCTGCCGCACCTGGCACCGATCGCTGGCGCAGGCTTGTTCAGTTGGAAGCTGAGGGGCTGTGGCGTTTTCAGGCGCGAGGCTTCGCCGACGATTACGCGACCTGGCTGCACGACGCACAACTCAAGATCCCCGCCGGAGTCGACGTCGAGCTCATGTTCCTGATCGGCGCCGACCTGTTGAAGCGCGCGGCGGCTGACCGAGCACGCAGCGCTGCACAGCGCCGGGTGCTGAAGGACGCATCAGCCGCGATCACAGCCACGAAAGCTCCTGCGCTCGCGCGGCTGGCCGCCGCGTCCGCTGTCGCGCTCACACGGGTATTGGATGCGCGGCCGATCATCAGCTTATCGACACTCTCCGAGCCGCTCGAGCTGCTCGTCGAGCGCAGGGCGGCCGGCGTCGGATCCTGGTATGAGTTCTTTCCGCGCTCGGTTGGCGCAAAACGCACAAGAAGCGGAACCTGGACCTCCGGCACCTTCCGCAGCGCAGCCAAGCGACTGCCTGCCATTGCCGACATGGGTTTCGACATCGTGTATCTGCCTCCGATTCACCCGATTGGGCTGTCGTTCCGCAAGGGTCCCAACAACTCTTTGAACGCTGGGGAGGCCGACCCGGGCTCGCCGTGGGCAATTGGTGCGTCAAGCGGCGGGCACGACGCCATCCACCCGCAGTTGGGTACGGAGAAGGACTTCACTTTCTTCCTCGGCAAGGCGCGCAAGGCCGGCCTCGAAGTCGCAATCGATTTGGCGCTCCAGGCCTCACCCGATCATCCCTGGGTCACCGAGCATCCGGAATTCTTCACCACACTCCCCGATGGCACGATTCGCTATGCGGAGAACCCGCCGAAGAAGTATCAAGACATCTATCCGGTGAACTTCGACAACGACCCGCGGGGCATTCGCACCGAGGTGCTGCGCATCGTGCGGCACTGGATGGCGCTCGGCATCCGCATCTTCCGGGTCGATAATCCACACACGAAACCACTGGACTTCTGGGAGTGGCTCATTCACACGGTCAACGCCGATGATCCGGGCGTCGTGTTCCTCGCTGAGGCGTTCACCCGCCCCGCCGTGATGCAAACGCTCGCGAAAGTCGGCTTTCAGCAGTCCTACACCTACTTCACGTGGCGGAACACGAAGCAGGAGCTCGAGGAGTTCCTCGCCTCCCTCGCACACGACACCGCAGATTTCCTTCGGCCGAACCTGTTCGTTAACACGCCGGATATCCTCACGGAATACCTCCAGTTCGGCGGGCCCGCCGCGTTCAAGATCCGCGCTGCCATCGCTGCCACCGCTGCACCGACCTGGGGGGTGTACTCCGGATTCGAACTGTTCGAGAATGTGGCCCGAACCGGTGCGGAAGAGTATGTCGACAACGAAAAATACGAATACAGGCCGCGCGACTACGCGCAAGCCCAGTCTCTCGGGGTGTCCCTAGCGCCGTATCTGACCATGCTGAACCGCGTGCGGGCAGAGCACCCCGCACTTGGGCAACTGAGAAACCTGCACGTGCACTCCAGCGAGGACGACGCCATCCTCGTCTTCAGCAAACATCTCGATTCCGAATTCACCGGAACGGGCCGGCCGGACTCGATCATCGTCGTGGCCAACGTCGACCCGCATTCGGTACGGGAAAGCGTCGTGCATCTTGCCCTGCCAGAGCTCGGACTCACCGAAGGAGCACGCTTCGATGTCGAAGACCTCGTCACGGGGGCGAGCTGGACCTGGGGTGCTGACAACTACGTGCGCCTTGACGCCTTCACTGAGCCGGTTCATATCCTCCACGTGAGAGAGGTCCAATCATGA
- the glgB gene encoding 1,4-alpha-glucan branching protein GlgB has product MSPIPEGAGGVILPELPDELLKAIAEGRHHDPHAVLGQHIVAAQGVRDPVTVIRALRPLADAVSAVTTTGARISLGHVGHGIWQGLSILGPDDYLVETRYPHAPTWTADDPYRYAPSIGELDLHLIGEGRHERLWDVLGAHYREHAGVTGSIAGTSFAVWAPNARAVRLIGDFNDWDGTRHAMRSMGGSGVWELFVPGVVPGALYKFELLAADGTVLRKADPMARYAEQSPATASIVVETHYDWADSEWMRAREQSDPHNGPMSVYELHLGSWRPGLSYREASDQLIDYVKELGFTHVEFLPLAEHPFGGSWGYQVTGYYAPTSRFGHPDDLRHLIDRLHQAGIGVLMDWVPGHFPKDEWALARFDGPALYEHPDPRRGEQKDWGTLVFDFGRPQVRNFLVANALYWLEEFHVDGLRVDAVASMLYLDYSREDGQWEPNIHGGNENLEAISFLQEATATAYKRNPGIVMIAEESTSWGGVTAPTTSGGLGFGIKWNMGWMHDSLQYIHEDPMYRSYHHNEITFSFVYAFSENFMLPISHDEVVHGKGSLLSKMPGDHWQQLANVRVYLSFMWAHPGKQLLFMGQEFGQPSEWSEERGLDWWILDQPSHRGLFDLVRQLNRLYRQNPALWRHDNDPSGFEWLDGGDAQRNVVSFLRWDDGHPIAVLMNFSGNPHVGYRVGLPFAGQWEELLNTDAEIFGGSGVGNFGAVVATDEPWGGRPASAEITLPPLGGLWLRPRA; this is encoded by the coding sequence ATGAGTCCCATCCCCGAGGGTGCAGGCGGCGTCATCCTGCCCGAGTTGCCGGACGAGTTGTTGAAAGCGATTGCAGAGGGGCGCCACCACGACCCGCACGCGGTGCTCGGGCAGCACATCGTTGCCGCACAAGGTGTGCGCGACCCCGTCACGGTCATCCGTGCGCTGCGACCGCTTGCGGATGCCGTGAGCGCGGTCACGACAACGGGCGCGCGTATCTCCCTCGGCCACGTCGGACATGGCATCTGGCAAGGCCTGAGCATTCTCGGGCCCGACGACTACCTGGTTGAAACCCGCTATCCGCACGCGCCGACGTGGACGGCAGACGACCCGTACCGTTACGCGCCGTCGATCGGCGAACTCGACCTGCACCTGATCGGTGAGGGCAGGCACGAGCGTCTCTGGGATGTGCTCGGCGCGCACTATCGCGAGCACGCCGGTGTCACCGGGAGCATCGCGGGCACGTCGTTCGCTGTTTGGGCGCCGAATGCCCGCGCCGTGCGATTGATCGGTGATTTCAATGATTGGGACGGCACACGCCACGCCATGCGCAGTATGGGCGGCAGCGGTGTGTGGGAGCTTTTCGTCCCTGGCGTCGTGCCGGGCGCGCTGTACAAGTTCGAACTGCTCGCTGCGGATGGAACCGTGCTGCGCAAAGCAGATCCGATGGCCCGCTATGCCGAGCAGTCCCCGGCCACGGCCTCGATCGTCGTCGAGACCCACTACGACTGGGCAGACTCGGAGTGGATGCGCGCGCGGGAGCAGTCCGATCCGCACAACGGCCCGATGAGCGTGTACGAGCTGCACCTCGGCTCGTGGCGGCCCGGGCTGAGCTACCGTGAAGCCAGCGACCAGCTGATCGACTACGTGAAGGAGCTGGGCTTCACGCACGTGGAGTTCCTGCCGCTGGCAGAGCATCCATTCGGCGGCTCGTGGGGTTACCAGGTGACGGGATACTATGCACCGACCAGCCGGTTCGGTCACCCGGACGACCTTCGCCACTTGATCGACCGGCTTCATCAGGCCGGCATCGGCGTGCTGATGGATTGGGTGCCCGGCCACTTCCCGAAGGACGAATGGGCGCTCGCACGCTTCGACGGCCCTGCGCTGTACGAGCATCCGGATCCGCGGCGCGGCGAACAGAAGGATTGGGGCACGCTCGTCTTCGACTTCGGCCGACCACAGGTGCGCAATTTCCTGGTCGCGAACGCGCTGTACTGGCTCGAGGAGTTCCACGTCGACGGGCTGCGTGTCGACGCTGTCGCTTCGATGCTGTACCTCGACTACTCCCGCGAAGACGGGCAATGGGAACCGAACATCCACGGCGGCAACGAGAACCTCGAAGCGATCTCGTTCCTGCAGGAGGCCACGGCAACCGCGTACAAGCGCAATCCCGGGATCGTGATGATCGCGGAAGAATCGACCAGTTGGGGCGGAGTGACCGCACCGACGACCAGTGGCGGCCTCGGCTTCGGCATCAAGTGGAACATGGGTTGGATGCACGACTCGCTGCAATACATCCATGAAGACCCGATGTATCGCTCCTACCATCACAACGAGATCACCTTCTCGTTCGTGTATGCGTTCAGCGAGAACTTCATGCTTCCGATCAGCCACGACGAGGTCGTGCACGGCAAGGGTTCACTGCTGTCGAAGATGCCCGGCGATCATTGGCAGCAACTCGCGAACGTACGCGTCTACCTCTCGTTCATGTGGGCACACCCCGGCAAACAACTGCTGTTCATGGGTCAGGAGTTCGGGCAGCCCAGCGAATGGAGCGAGGAGCGCGGGCTCGATTGGTGGATTTTGGACCAACCGAGCCATCGCGGCCTGTTCGACCTGGTGCGTCAGCTGAACCGCCTGTATCGCCAGAATCCGGCGCTGTGGCGACACGACAACGATCCAAGCGGGTTCGAGTGGCTTGACGGCGGCGACGCTCAGCGCAACGTCGTGTCGTTCCTGCGCTGGGACGACGGGCATCCGATCGCCGTTCTGATGAACTTCTCCGGCAACCCGCACGTCGGTTATCGAGTCGGACTGCCGTTCGCGGGGCAGTGGGAGGAACTGCTGAACACGGATGCCGAAATCTTCGGTGGGTCGGGGGTCGGCAACTTCGGGGCGGTCGTCGCCACAGACGAGCCATGGGGCGGGCGCCCGGCTTCCGCGGAGATCACATTGCCGCCGCTCGGCGGCCTGTGGCTGCGCCCGCGCGCCTAG